The Quercus robur chromosome 7, dhQueRobu3.1, whole genome shotgun sequence genome has a segment encoding these proteins:
- the LOC126693472 gene encoding basic blue protein-like, with amino-acid sequence MAPQGRGSAIVVSILLLGMLLDCGNVLAATYTVGDAGGWTFNVVGWPNGKTFRAGDVLVFNYNPAFHNVVGVGKNGYDTCTASSGQTFQSGSDQIKLVQGGNYFICGFPGHCAKNMKIAVNAL; translated from the exons atGGCACCCCAGGGAAGAGGTAGTGCAATTGTTGTCTCAATTCTGCTATTGGGTATGCTCCTTGACTGTGGTAACGTTTTGGCAGCAACCTATACTGTTGGAGATGCTGGTGGATGGACCTTCAATGTTGTGGGTTGGCCTAATGGAAAGACCTTTAGGGCTGGGGATGTACTCG TGTTCAACTACAACCCAGCATTCCACAATGTGGTTGGTGTAGGTAAAAATGGTTATGATACATGCACGGCATCATCAGGGCAAACATTTCAATCTGGAAGTGATCAGATCAAGCTTGTGCAAGGAGGAAACTATTTCATTTGCGGTTTTCCGGGGCATTGCGCAAAGAACATGAAAATAGCTGTCAACGCATTGTAA